A single Verrucomicrobiia bacterium DNA region contains:
- a CDS encoding tetratricopeptide repeat protein: MQALQPPDHHHLAAAEGWFELGNDFEAAAEWDRLSSTARQHPAALELRWHIAARRQDWEHALALAGELVARAPGLPVGWLHRAYAFRRTPQGGLQAAWDALLPAAQHFPEERLIAYNLACYAACLGRLDDAWEWFLRASQIAGDARTLRQLALKDPDLEPLWPRIRGLR, translated from the coding sequence ATGCAAGCCCTGCAACCGCCCGACCACCATCACCTGGCCGCCGCGGAAGGCTGGTTCGAACTGGGCAACGACTTCGAAGCCGCGGCCGAATGGGACCGCCTCTCGTCCACAGCCCGCCAGCATCCCGCCGCCCTCGAACTGCGCTGGCACATCGCCGCCCGACGCCAGGACTGGGAACACGCCCTCGCCCTTGCCGGGGAACTGGTCGCCCGTGCCCCGGGCCTGCCGGTCGGCTGGCTCCATCGCGCCTATGCCTTCCGGCGAACCCCGCAGGGCGGACTGCAGGCCGCCTGGGATGCCCTCCTCCCCGCCGCCCAGCACTTTCCCGAAGAACGCCTCATCGCCTACAACCTCGCCTGCTACGCCGCCTGCCTCGGCCGGCTCGATGACGCCTGGGAATGGTTCCTCCGTGCCTCCCAGATCGCCGGAGACGCCCGAACCCTCCGCCAACTGGCCCTCAAGGATCCCGACCTCGAACCCCTCTGGCCCCGCATCCGCGGCCTGCGCTGA
- a CDS encoding solute:sodium symporter family transporter, producing MAFHWIDATAFVAFVVAVIAISLFASREQRTAEGYFLAGRGLGWGLIGFSLLASNISTEHFVGMAGAGYGAAGLAIAAWEYAAAIALVAVAIWLLPVFLRLGIFTMPEFLEHRYGPAARSLMTFYLMTAYIGVLLASILYSGALALQTLFGVPLVAGIWAIGGVAGLYTVYGGLKAVVWSDLLQGATLLAGGAMVFFLGLSRVGGWTSFVEANRERLHLIQPADHPTMPWTVLLLGIWIPSFYYWGCNQFITQRTLAARSLAEGQRGILFAAALKLLIPILVVLPGIMAYQLFRDRIVHGDQAYAVLIAEIVPLGLRGILLAALFGAILSSLDSLLNSSATLYTMDVHRRFVRPDATTAQLVRTGRWATSVFVLLGCLVAPLPGKFEGVFFYMKMVMGFISPGIVTVFLGGLLLRRAPLRAAIAVMLLGIPLYGAMLALLPGWAFLNQMALTFLILASVMGLMTAWRPLPEPAHLPVLCHSIDLTPWRHTRWLGALVVVVVVAIYVAFR from the coding sequence ATGGCCTTCCACTGGATCGATGCGACCGCCTTCGTGGCGTTCGTCGTGGCCGTCATCGCCATTTCCCTCTTCGCGTCCCGGGAACAACGCACGGCCGAAGGGTACTTCCTCGCCGGACGCGGCCTGGGCTGGGGCCTGATCGGCTTCTCGCTCCTGGCCTCGAACATCTCCACCGAACACTTCGTGGGCATGGCCGGTGCGGGCTATGGCGCCGCCGGCCTGGCCATCGCCGCCTGGGAATACGCCGCGGCCATCGCCCTCGTCGCCGTCGCGATCTGGCTGCTGCCGGTCTTCCTCCGGCTCGGGATCTTCACCATGCCGGAGTTCCTCGAACATCGATACGGTCCGGCCGCCCGGTCGCTGATGACGTTCTACCTGATGACCGCGTACATCGGGGTGCTGCTGGCCTCCATTCTCTACTCGGGAGCCCTGGCGTTGCAGACCCTGTTCGGCGTCCCGCTGGTGGCGGGCATCTGGGCCATCGGCGGAGTCGCAGGGCTCTACACGGTGTACGGCGGTCTCAAGGCGGTGGTGTGGTCGGATCTCCTCCAGGGCGCCACCCTGCTGGCCGGTGGAGCCATGGTCTTCTTCCTCGGCCTTTCCCGGGTGGGCGGATGGACGTCCTTCGTCGAGGCCAACCGCGAACGTCTGCACCTGATTCAGCCCGCCGACCATCCCACCATGCCGTGGACGGTTCTGCTGCTGGGGATCTGGATCCCCAGCTTCTACTACTGGGGCTGCAATCAGTTCATCACCCAGCGAACCCTGGCCGCCCGCAGCCTCGCCGAAGGTCAGCGCGGCATCCTCTTCGCCGCCGCACTCAAGCTCCTCATCCCGATCCTGGTGGTGCTCCCCGGGATCATGGCCTACCAGCTCTTCCGCGACCGCATCGTCCACGGCGACCAGGCCTACGCCGTGCTCATCGCCGAGATCGTCCCGTTGGGCCTGCGTGGCATCCTCCTCGCCGCGCTGTTCGGCGCCATCCTCAGCAGCCTCGATTCGCTCCTCAATTCCTCCGCCACCCTCTACACCATGGACGTCCATCGCCGGTTCGTCCGGCCTGACGCCACCACCGCCCAACTGGTCCGGACCGGCCGCTGGGCCACCTCGGTGTTCGTCCTTCTCGGTTGCCTGGTGGCCCCCCTGCCCGGGAAGTTCGAAGGGGTCTTCTTCTACATGAAGATGGTCATGGGCTTCATCTCGCCCGGCATCGTCACCGTCTTCCTCGGCGGACTCCTCCTCCGTCGCGCCCCCCTCCGGGCCGCCATCGCCGTAATGCTCCTCGGCATCCCTCTGTACGGCGCCATGCTAGCCCTTCTGCCGGGCTGGGCCTTCCTCAATCAAATGGCTCTCACCTTCCTCATCCTTGCCTCCGTCATGGGCCTCATGACCGCCTGGCGGCCCCTGCCCGAACCCGCCCATCTCCCCGTCCTGTGCCACAGCATCGACCTGACCCCGTGGCGCCACACCCGCTGGCTGGGCGCACTCGTCGTCGTCGTCGTGGTCGCCATCTATGTCGCCTTCCGATAA
- the gyrB gene encoding DNA topoisomerase (ATP-hydrolyzing) subunit B: MSDNSELPVSSAMSTHADVGQYDSSKIDKLEGLEAVRKRPGMYIGDPDERGLHHCVFEVLDNSIDEHLAGHCGRIDVTLHVDGSASVRDDGRGIPVDIHPKWGIPAVELVLTNLHAGGKFGQGAYKYSGGLHGVGAKCVNALSEWFKVEVSRDGKVYHMAFAQGKTTAKLTVIGNSRSTGTLITFKPDAEIFTLTTEFKFELLANRLRELSFLNPGVEIVLTDEREENKSERFFYKEGIVEFVKQLARNKDSLHAKPIVLFSNRDEVLVECVLQYTGSYSDQVLCFANSIPNPDGGTHATGFRTALTRAINQHAKSNGLLKDKDPALTGDDVREGLVCVLSVKLPNPRFESQTKVKLVNTEIEGVVSSIVYDGLMTYFDANPSVAKRVVDKALTAARAREAARKAREAVRKTALTGGGLPGKLADCSDRDPANTELYIVEGDSAGGSAKQGRDRRFQAILPIRGKLINVEKARLEKVLQNAEIRTMITAIGTGIGVGDGEGAFNLARLRYHKVIIMTDADVDGSHIRTLLLTFFYRQMPDLIKGGYVYIAQPPLYLISRRRREEYVDDDLQLNRILIQLGVDDVRLKNLADGSILTEKQLADILDLLESLDKFANAIRRHGGDFAEFIEHRDPVSSELPRHLVRVRTGNEEDVHYFKDEDRLREFGEANPDLGLFEREEAEPAPVERNRTGPVRRARHVEIHEARPVADLLRELARRGLDVAHYSAQDKPLYELIEGEGENAKVRALFSIAEILESVKEVGKRGLEIKRFKGLGEMNPQQLFSTTMDPAKRKLLRVDLTDAIEAEQMFTTLMGEEVEPRRQFIEDNALNVRNLDV, translated from the coding sequence ATGTCCGACAACAGCGAATTGCCCGTTTCCAGTGCGATGTCCACCCACGCCGACGTGGGGCAGTATGATTCCTCCAAGATCGACAAGCTCGAGGGGTTGGAGGCGGTGCGGAAGCGCCCGGGGATGTACATCGGGGATCCGGACGAGCGGGGGTTGCACCATTGCGTGTTCGAGGTTCTGGACAACTCGATCGACGAGCATCTGGCGGGGCATTGCGGGCGCATCGACGTCACCCTGCATGTGGACGGTTCGGCGTCGGTGCGGGATGACGGGCGGGGGATTCCGGTGGACATCCATCCCAAGTGGGGGATTCCGGCGGTGGAACTGGTGCTGACCAACCTGCACGCGGGGGGGAAGTTTGGTCAGGGGGCGTACAAGTATTCCGGCGGTCTTCACGGGGTGGGCGCGAAGTGCGTCAATGCCCTGTCGGAATGGTTCAAGGTCGAGGTGTCGCGCGACGGCAAGGTGTACCACATGGCCTTCGCGCAGGGGAAGACGACGGCCAAACTGACGGTCATTGGCAATTCGCGGTCCACGGGCACGCTGATCACCTTCAAGCCGGACGCGGAGATCTTCACGCTGACGACGGAATTCAAGTTCGAGCTGCTGGCCAACCGGCTGCGCGAGCTGTCCTTCCTGAACCCCGGGGTGGAGATCGTCCTGACCGACGAGCGGGAGGAGAACAAGTCCGAGCGGTTCTTCTACAAGGAGGGGATCGTCGAGTTCGTGAAGCAGCTCGCCCGGAACAAGGACAGTCTTCATGCGAAACCGATCGTGCTGTTCAGCAACCGGGACGAAGTGCTGGTGGAGTGCGTGCTTCAGTACACCGGGAGCTACAGCGACCAGGTCCTGTGCTTTGCCAATTCGATTCCGAACCCGGACGGCGGGACGCACGCGACGGGATTCCGGACGGCGTTGACGCGGGCGATCAACCAGCACGCCAAGAGCAACGGGCTGCTCAAGGACAAGGATCCCGCGCTCACCGGGGATGACGTCCGTGAGGGCCTGGTATGCGTCCTCAGCGTGAAGCTTCCCAATCCGCGGTTCGAGTCGCAGACCAAGGTCAAGCTGGTCAACACCGAGATTGAGGGGGTGGTGTCGTCGATCGTGTACGACGGGCTGATGACCTACTTCGACGCCAATCCGTCGGTGGCCAAGCGGGTGGTGGACAAGGCGCTCACGGCGGCGCGGGCGCGGGAGGCGGCCCGGAAGGCGCGGGAGGCGGTGCGCAAGACGGCTCTCACGGGCGGGGGACTCCCGGGGAAACTGGCGGACTGTTCGGACCGCGATCCGGCGAACACCGAGCTGTACATCGTCGAGGGCGATTCGGCCGGCGGCTCGGCCAAGCAGGGGCGCGACCGCCGGTTCCAGGCGATCCTTCCCATCCGCGGCAAGCTCATCAATGTGGAGAAGGCGCGCCTGGAGAAGGTGCTGCAGAACGCGGAGATCCGGACCATGATCACCGCCATCGGGACGGGCATCGGGGTGGGCGATGGCGAGGGGGCCTTCAACCTGGCGCGGCTCCGCTACCACAAGGTCATCATCATGACCGACGCCGATGTGGACGGCTCCCACATCCGGACGCTGCTGCTGACCTTTTTCTACCGGCAGATGCCCGACCTGATCAAAGGCGGGTACGTGTACATTGCGCAGCCGCCGCTTTACCTCATCAGCCGGCGGCGGCGGGAGGAGTACGTCGATGACGACCTGCAATTGAACCGCATCCTGATCCAGCTCGGGGTGGACGATGTCCGGCTCAAGAATCTCGCCGACGGGAGCATCCTGACGGAGAAGCAGTTGGCGGACATTCTCGATCTGCTCGAATCCCTCGACAAGTTCGCCAACGCCATCCGGCGGCACGGCGGGGACTTCGCGGAGTTCATCGAGCACCGGGACCCTGTGAGCAGCGAGCTGCCGAGACACCTGGTGCGGGTCCGGACGGGGAACGAGGAGGATGTGCATTACTTCAAGGACGAGGACCGGCTGCGGGAGTTCGGGGAAGCGAACCCGGATCTCGGGCTGTTCGAGCGCGAGGAGGCCGAGCCGGCGCCGGTCGAGCGAAACCGCACCGGCCCGGTGCGGCGGGCGCGGCACGTCGAGATCCACGAGGCGCGCCCGGTGGCTGATCTTCTGCGCGAACTGGCCCGGCGGGGTCTCGACGTGGCGCACTACTCGGCCCAGGACAAGCCGCTGTATGAGCTGATCGAGGGTGAGGGTGAAAACGCCAAGGTGAGGGCGCTCTTTTCCATCGCCGAGATCCTCGAGTCGGTGAAGGAGGTCGGGAAGCGCGGCCTGGAGATCAAGCGATTCAAGGGATTGGGCGAGATGAACCCCCAGCAGCTTTTCTCGACCACGATGGATCCGGCGAAGCGGAAGCTGCTGCGGGTGGATCTTACCGACGCCATCGAGGCGGAACAGATGTTCACCACGCTGATGGGGGAGGAGGTCGAACCGCGCCGGCAGTTCATCGAGGACAATGCCCTGAACGTGCGCAACCTCGACGTGTGA
- a CDS encoding 3-dehydroquinate synthase, translated as MVVGRLQGLHEWPWAGGQPGRIYALVQGAIQSQSWAVILQIEREIRVAFRHRVIFTQGLFASGSTVLREVLAQEPGTGRARVLVVLDDGLAMARPGLPAAIEAWFASNEDSIELVAPPIRMAGGERIKNAYFHVSEVHERIDRNGIDRHNYVMAIGGGALLDMVGLAAATAHRGVRLVRVPTTTLAQADSAVGVKNGINAFGKKNFIGTFCPPDAVVNDFEFIEALPPRDRRAGLSEAVKVACIRDAAFFREIESGVKALAAFEPAAMRPVIVRSAELHLDHIAGGGDPFEYGSARPLDFGHWAAHKLEPLSDYRIRHGEAVAIGMALDVLYSRNAGLLDAAEAERVLRVLEGLGFELYANELHYADSAHSLVLLQGLEEFRQHLGGRLTITLLREIGRGVEVNAMERGWIVAALEELRVRSQRRALAAAG; from the coding sequence ATGGTGGTCGGGCGGTTGCAGGGCTTGCATGAGTGGCCGTGGGCCGGGGGTCAGCCTGGTCGGATTTATGCGCTGGTCCAAGGTGCGATCCAATCCCAGAGTTGGGCGGTGATTCTCCAGATCGAGCGCGAGATACGAGTGGCATTTCGGCATCGTGTGATCTTCACGCAGGGCCTGTTCGCGTCCGGCAGCACGGTGCTGCGCGAGGTGTTGGCCCAGGAGCCTGGGACGGGACGGGCACGGGTGCTGGTGGTGTTGGATGACGGACTGGCCATGGCGCGGCCGGGACTGCCGGCCGCCATCGAAGCGTGGTTTGCCTCGAATGAGGATTCGATCGAGCTGGTGGCGCCTCCCATCCGGATGGCGGGCGGCGAACGAATCAAGAACGCCTACTTCCATGTCTCGGAGGTGCACGAGCGGATCGACCGGAACGGCATCGACCGTCACAACTACGTGATGGCGATCGGAGGCGGGGCGCTGCTGGACATGGTGGGTCTGGCCGCGGCGACGGCGCATCGGGGCGTTCGGTTGGTGCGGGTGCCCACCACGACCCTGGCGCAGGCGGATTCGGCGGTGGGCGTGAAGAACGGGATCAATGCCTTCGGGAAGAAGAACTTTATCGGGACGTTCTGTCCTCCCGACGCGGTGGTGAACGATTTCGAGTTCATCGAGGCGTTGCCGCCGAGGGACCGCAGGGCCGGGCTGTCCGAGGCGGTCAAGGTGGCGTGCATCCGGGACGCGGCGTTCTTCCGGGAGATCGAGTCCGGGGTGAAGGCCCTGGCGGCCTTTGAACCGGCGGCGATGCGGCCGGTGATCGTGCGGTCGGCGGAGCTGCATCTCGACCATATCGCGGGGGGTGGAGACCCGTTCGAGTACGGGTCGGCGCGCCCGCTCGACTTCGGGCATTGGGCGGCGCACAAGCTCGAGCCGCTGTCCGATTACCGGATCCGCCATGGGGAGGCGGTGGCGATCGGGATGGCGCTGGACGTGCTGTATTCGAGGAATGCGGGGCTGCTGGACGCGGCCGAGGCGGAGCGGGTGTTGCGGGTGCTGGAGGGGCTGGGATTCGAGCTGTACGCCAACGAACTGCACTACGCGGACTCGGCGCACTCCCTGGTGTTGCTTCAGGGGTTGGAGGAGTTCCGGCAGCACCTGGGGGGCCGGTTGACGATCACGTTGCTGCGGGAGATCGGCCGGGGCGTCGAGGTGAACGCCATGGAACGTGGCTGGATTGTGGCCGCCCTCGAGGAGTTGAGGGTGCGTTCGCAGCGGCGCGCCCTGGCGGCGGCGGGCTGA
- the gyrA gene encoding DNA gyrase subunit A yields the protein MPESTPPEPPPPPGTTPSLFAAGEKINRINVADEIKNSFLDYSMSVIVSRALPDVRDGLKPSQRRILYAMNELGVQPNRKHLKCAKIVGETMGNYHPHGDQAIYPTLVHMAQRWSMRERLVDGQGNFGSVEGDPPASMRYTEARLAPLGAVMMVDMDKDTVDFVPNYDETRTEPTVFPAAIPNLLVNGGTGIAVGMATNIPPHNLGEVIDGVCALIDNPDIGIDELSRHIQGPDFPQNCAVCGLEGIRNYFRTGRGSLKLRGKVGVEDLKGGRTQLVITDVPYLVNPAELEKRIAELVNEKTLTDISGMRNESDERTRLVIELKRDAVPKVVINNLYRLTQLETSFSVHLLAIDGGRPKTLNLKEILNCYIEHRREVVLRRTRFELREAERLAEKLEAYLLALAHLDDFIRIIRSSSNRDEARIKLLAYEFSRATVERLGILIRSEARIVDGRYAFTEAQADAILELRLYQLTALERDRVKGDYDELLARIRDLLDILAREARVLAIIKEELQAIRAKHATPRLTDIVPDEGEMLIEDLIANEAVIITITHNGLIKRTNVSSYRAQRRGGKGVIGMATRENSVVEGDAADFIEHLFTAGTHDYLMFFTNTGRVYVERVHEIPDMGRASKGRSIANLLELRPDEKIAALIRIPSVVGPAKEDLTWKQPGHVFFATRRGTVKKTALEEFANVRKGGIIAIGIEDGDRLIEVLLTTGTDEVVLITSEGMSIRFPEEQVRSMGRPAAGVKGIALDGEDAVVALAIVNSQSKLLVAGENGVGKRTAFDEYRVQGRGGKGIITMKTTGKTGRVVGALSVLEQDDIMLITAGGQMVRIKVGDIRETGRNTMGVKLINLETTDRLQAIARVVAEEGDETPELPLAEAPPDGPAA from the coding sequence ATGCCCGAATCCACGCCCCCTGAACCGCCGCCGCCCCCTGGCACAACTCCTTCCCTTTTCGCCGCGGGCGAAAAGATCAACCGGATCAACGTCGCGGACGAGATCAAGAACTCGTTCCTCGACTACTCGATGTCGGTGATCGTGTCGCGTGCGTTGCCGGACGTGCGGGACGGTCTGAAGCCGTCGCAGCGCCGGATTCTGTACGCGATGAACGAGCTGGGGGTGCAGCCGAACCGGAAGCATCTCAAGTGCGCGAAGATCGTCGGCGAGACGATGGGCAATTACCACCCGCACGGCGACCAGGCGATCTATCCCACGCTGGTCCACATGGCGCAGCGGTGGTCCATGCGGGAGAGGCTGGTGGATGGCCAGGGCAACTTCGGCTCGGTCGAGGGCGATCCTCCGGCCTCCATGCGGTACACCGAGGCGCGTCTGGCCCCGCTGGGGGCGGTGATGATGGTGGACATGGACAAGGACACCGTCGATTTCGTCCCCAATTACGACGAGACACGGACGGAGCCCACGGTGTTTCCGGCGGCGATTCCGAACCTGCTGGTGAACGGCGGCACCGGCATCGCGGTGGGCATGGCCACCAACATTCCGCCGCACAACCTCGGGGAGGTGATCGACGGCGTCTGCGCCCTGATCGACAACCCGGACATCGGCATCGACGAATTGAGCCGGCACATCCAGGGGCCGGACTTTCCCCAGAACTGCGCCGTCTGCGGCCTCGAGGGGATCCGCAACTATTTCCGGACCGGGCGGGGCAGCCTCAAGCTGCGCGGCAAGGTGGGCGTCGAGGATCTCAAGGGGGGGCGGACGCAGCTGGTCATCACCGACGTGCCGTATCTGGTGAACCCGGCCGAGCTTGAAAAGCGCATTGCCGAGCTGGTGAACGAGAAGACGCTGACCGACATCAGCGGGATGCGGAACGAGTCGGACGAGCGGACCCGGCTGGTGATCGAGTTGAAGCGGGACGCGGTTCCCAAGGTGGTGATCAACAACCTTTACCGCCTCACCCAGCTCGAGACGAGCTTCAGCGTCCATCTCCTCGCCATCGACGGGGGCCGGCCCAAGACCCTGAATCTCAAGGAGATCCTCAACTGCTACATCGAGCACCGCCGGGAAGTGGTGCTGCGGCGGACTCGCTTCGAGCTGCGCGAGGCGGAGCGGCTGGCGGAGAAGCTCGAGGCCTACCTGCTCGCCCTGGCGCACCTGGACGATTTCATCCGCATCATCCGTTCCTCCTCAAACCGCGACGAGGCGCGGATCAAGCTGCTGGCCTACGAGTTCTCCCGGGCCACGGTCGAGCGTCTCGGCATCCTGATCCGCAGCGAGGCCCGTATTGTGGACGGGCGCTACGCCTTCACCGAGGCGCAGGCCGACGCCATCCTCGAACTCCGGCTCTACCAGCTCACCGCGCTCGAACGCGACCGGGTGAAGGGCGACTACGACGAGCTGCTGGCCCGGATTCGCGACCTTCTCGACATCCTGGCCCGCGAGGCCCGCGTGCTGGCCATCATCAAGGAGGAACTCCAGGCCATCCGCGCCAAGCACGCCACCCCGCGCCTGACGGACATCGTTCCCGACGAGGGCGAGATGCTGATCGAGGACCTCATCGCCAACGAGGCGGTCATCATCACCATCACCCACAACGGCCTCATCAAGCGGACCAACGTCAGCTCCTACCGCGCCCAGCGTCGCGGCGGCAAGGGGGTGATCGGCATGGCCACCCGGGAGAATTCCGTGGTCGAGGGCGATGCGGCGGACTTCATCGAGCACCTCTTCACCGCGGGGACCCATGATTACCTGATGTTCTTCACGAACACCGGGCGGGTGTATGTCGAGCGGGTCCACGAGATCCCCGACATGGGCCGGGCCTCGAAGGGTCGCAGCATTGCCAACCTCCTCGAACTGCGTCCGGACGAGAAGATTGCCGCGCTGATCCGGATTCCGTCGGTGGTGGGCCCGGCCAAGGAGGATCTTACGTGGAAACAGCCCGGCCACGTGTTCTTCGCCACCCGGCGCGGGACGGTGAAGAAGACCGCGCTCGAGGAGTTCGCCAACGTTCGCAAGGGCGGGATCATCGCCATCGGGATCGAGGACGGGGACCGCCTGATCGAGGTGCTCCTCACCACCGGCACCGACGAGGTGGTGTTGATCACCAGCGAGGGCATGAGCATCCGGTTTCCGGAGGAACAGGTGCGGTCCATGGGCCGCCCGGCCGCCGGCGTGAAGGGGATCGCGCTGGATGGCGAGGATGCCGTGGTGGCGCTGGCCATTGTGAACTCCCAGTCGAAGCTGCTGGTGGCGGGCGAAAACGGCGTGGGCAAGCGGACCGCCTTCGACGAGTACCGGGTCCAGGGGCGGGGCGGCAAGGGGATCATCACCATGAAGACCACCGGGAAGACGGGCCGCGTCGTAGGGGCCCTCTCGGTGCTTGAGCAGGACGACATCATGCTCATCACCGCGGGAGGCCAGATGGTGCGGATCAAGGTTGGCGACATCCGGGAGACGGGCCGCAACACGATGGGTGTGAAGCTGATCAACCTCGAGACGACCGACCGGCTCCAGGCCATTGCCCGGGTGGTCGCAGAAGAGGGGGACGAGACGCCGGAACTGCCGCTTGCCGAGGCACCGCCGGACGGGCCTGCGGCTTAG
- a CDS encoding trypsin-like peptidase domain-containing protein, whose translation MSISRPGVPSLAALALPFLLLAGVPTHAAEPDPDLDLARRLNAAFVRVAETVSPAVVVINVQSKRSASSNLEGDGLFRFLPEELRERLEQERRRRPPEEDQGSGVILRDDGFILTNGHVVQDAERIQVRLRDGRRFPAEVRGIDSESDLAVIKVEAANLPVARLGRSSEVRVGEFAIAIGAPFGHDYSVTFGHVSAKGRRVAADMVMMDQDFIQTDASINPGNSGGPLVNIEGQVIGINSMIRGLNTGIGFAVPIDLAREVAERLIETGRFTRSWLGISIANLRTAPESRPPDVPVEDGVVVLDILRQGPSWGSDLEAQDVIVSIEGEPVRNDVELKRQVSRRPPGQPIRVEVYRGDRKLPLTVTPGELPSDRLTVARRPAPASPRAPEPVAAFGITVLQLDASNADRVGLAPGEGVLVVSVDADSPAARRRIREGEVITKINRRPVRSLSEFAEAVRDADLTRGVSVTLVNEIGRRFEILRSTGD comes from the coding sequence ATGTCGATCTCCCGACCCGGCGTCCCGAGCCTCGCCGCCCTTGCCCTCCCCTTCCTGCTCCTCGCCGGAGTCCCCACCCACGCCGCCGAACCCGACCCGGACCTCGACCTCGCCCGCCGCCTCAACGCCGCCTTCGTCCGCGTCGCCGAAACCGTCTCCCCCGCCGTAGTCGTCATCAACGTCCAGTCCAAGCGATCCGCCTCCTCCAACCTCGAAGGCGACGGCTTGTTCCGTTTCCTCCCCGAGGAACTCCGCGAACGCCTGGAACAGGAACGCCGCCGCCGCCCCCCCGAGGAGGATCAGGGCTCCGGCGTCATCCTGCGCGACGACGGCTTCATCCTCACCAACGGCCATGTCGTCCAGGACGCCGAACGGATCCAGGTCCGCCTTCGGGACGGACGCCGCTTCCCCGCCGAAGTCCGCGGCATCGATTCCGAATCCGACCTCGCCGTCATCAAGGTCGAGGCCGCCAACCTCCCCGTCGCCCGCCTCGGCCGCTCCTCCGAGGTCCGCGTCGGCGAGTTCGCCATCGCCATCGGCGCCCCCTTCGGCCACGACTACTCGGTCACCTTCGGCCATGTCAGCGCCAAGGGCCGCCGCGTGGCCGCCGACATGGTCATGATGGACCAGGACTTCATCCAGACCGACGCCAGCATCAACCCCGGCAACAGCGGCGGCCCCCTCGTCAACATCGAAGGCCAGGTCATCGGCATCAACAGCATGATCCGCGGCCTTAATACCGGCATCGGCTTCGCCGTCCCCATCGACCTCGCCCGCGAAGTCGCCGAACGCCTCATCGAAACCGGCCGCTTCACCCGCTCCTGGCTCGGCATCAGCATCGCCAACCTCCGCACCGCACCCGAATCCCGGCCCCCGGACGTCCCCGTCGAGGACGGCGTCGTCGTCCTCGACATCCTCCGCCAGGGCCCCTCCTGGGGCTCCGACCTCGAAGCCCAGGACGTCATCGTCTCCATCGAAGGCGAACCGGTCCGCAATGATGTCGAACTCAAACGCCAGGTCAGTCGCCGCCCCCCCGGCCAGCCCATCCGCGTCGAAGTCTATCGGGGCGACAGGAAACTGCCCCTCACTGTCACCCCGGGCGAACTCCCCTCCGACCGCCTCACCGTCGCCCGCCGTCCCGCCCCCGCCTCCCCTCGCGCCCCCGAACCCGTCGCCGCTTTCGGCATCACCGTACTGCAACTCGACGCCTCCAACGCCGACCGTGTCGGCCTCGCCCCGGGCGAAGGCGTGCTCGTGGTCTCCGTGGACGCCGACAGCCCCGCCGCCCGCCGGCGCATCCGCGAAGGCGAGGTCATCACCAAGATCAACCGGCGCCCCGTGCGCAGCCTTTCCGAATTCGCCGAAGCCGTGCGCGATGCCGACCTGACCCGTGGCGTCAGCGTCACCCTCGTCAACGAAATCGGACGCCGCTTCGAAATCCTCCGCTCCACCGGGGACTAG